The window ATTGACAAACAAATACTTACACTTAAAGAGCACTTATATCGCACACATACAGAGATCATGCCTCCAACagacaaataaagaaaaaactaatTACATTTGCAGCTACTCTATAAAGTTTCTACATCTATGAGCTTTATGAGATGAGCTAATTGTGTCTACTCTAGCTAGAATCTCTCTTTTTATCTGTATAACTATTCTTGCCGCCTGTACATGTATCCCTTTAAACAGTTTCTAGTTCCTTGCTTTTCAAGTGTGATAAACCATTGCTCCCCATGTTGCTGCAACCGGCTCTCTTTGAAATTTCTtccatttcttctttttgatgCACTGTAATATTGTCCTCAGACTTCCTAGTGACAATTGCAATCCTGTCCATTGCTCCACTCCTTTCTTGACTTCCTGGAACCATGGGCAACCATTAAACAAGTGATCAGCTGACTCAGTAACCTGGTTGTCACAGAGACAATAACTTGACTCTTCTAATGGTATATTCAACTTTCCCAGTCTTTCTCTAGTGAGTAGTCTATTTTGAATAGTTAGCCACATGATGAATCTATGCTTAGGCTGTGCCACAGAAGTCCAAATTAGTTTAGCATTAGCCAACTTTGGGTGGTCATTCCTTAGTTCCATGTAACTCCTATTAATAGAATAGACTCCTGTTGATGTGAGCCTATATCTACCATGTATGTACCAATTCTGCATTTTATCAGCTAGCCCTTTGATCTTTCTACAGTACCAGCTACTATCTGCAGGTACTTTGTGATTCCAGATGTCCTCACCATTCTTTAAGTAGACACCATGTACCCATTTTATCCACAATGAATCTTTATTTACTACCAGTTGCCATACCATTTTTCCAACTGCAGCCATGTTCCAGAATCTACATTCTTTGATATTTAAGCCTCCATTCTTCTTAGAGCAACATACTTTATCCCATACAACTAAGGATACTTTCCTCTTATTTTCTGAGCCACCCCATAAGTACTCTCTACACTTCCTATCTACCTCCTTCAACACACTTTGAGGAAGAATGAATACAGATCCGCAAAAGTTGTATATAGAGAAGAAAACTGAGTTTATTATCTGTAATGTCCCAGCATAGGAGAGTTGTTTTGTATATGTCAATTTGATCTTGTTAGTGATCTTATCTATCAGCTGCTGGCATTCAAATTTACTCCACTTTCTTGAGGATAGTGGCAAACCCAGATATCCGATTGGGAACTCTCCCATTGTGAATTCAGTTCAC is drawn from Nicotiana tabacum cultivar K326 chromosome 22, ASM71507v2, whole genome shotgun sequence and contains these coding sequences:
- the LOC142176077 gene encoding uncharacterized protein LOC142176077, whose protein sequence is MGEFPIGYLGLPLSSRKWSKFECQQLIDKITNKIKLTYTKQLSYAGTLQIINSVFFSIYNFCGSVFILPQSVLKEVDRKCREYLWGGSENKRKVSLVVWDKVCCSKKNGGLNIKECRFWNMAAVGKMVWQLVVNKDSLWIKWVHGVYLKNGEDIWNHKVPADSSWYCRKIKGLADKMQNWYIHGRYRLTSTGVYSINRSYMELRNDHPKLANAKLIWTSVAQPKHRFIMWLTIQNRLLTRERLGKLNIPLEESSYCLCDNQVTESADHLFNGCPWFQEVKKGVEQWTGLQLSLGSLRTILQCIKKKKWKKFQREPVAATWGAMVYHT